The Acidobacteriota bacterium genome includes a window with the following:
- a CDS encoding MBL fold metallo-hydrolase codes for MLIRQFEVGDFNIFSYLVGDEEAREGLFIDPSDDCDRLLAEAESHGLAIRYIVNTHHHIDHTMGNREMARRTGAKIVIHEADAPGLLDTPQDMLQMFRAEASPPADLLVRDGDLVRVGSVALRVIHTPGHTPGCICLYTEGVLFTGDTLFVGSTGRTDFPGGSWEALERSIREKIYTLPDDTAILPGHNYAGRPTSTVGEEKRTNAVIRA; via the coding sequence GTGCTGATACGTCAATTTGAAGTGGGCGATTTCAACATCTTCAGCTACCTGGTGGGGGACGAGGAAGCGCGGGAAGGGCTCTTCATCGACCCGTCCGATGACTGTGACCGGCTTCTCGCGGAGGCCGAGTCCCACGGCCTGGCCATCAGGTACATCGTCAACACCCACCACCATATCGACCACACGATGGGGAACCGGGAGATGGCGCGCCGGACGGGGGCGAAGATCGTGATTCACGAAGCCGACGCCCCGGGGCTGCTCGACACCCCCCAGGACATGCTCCAGATGTTCCGGGCGGAAGCCTCGCCGCCCGCGGACCTGCTGGTCAGGGACGGCGACCTGGTCCGGGTGGGGAGCGTGGCCCTCAGGGTGATCCACACCCCGGGACACACCCCCGGCTGCATCTGCCTCTACACCGAGGGGGTGCTCTTCACCGGGGACACCCTCTTCGTGGGGTCGACCGGGAGGACCGATTTCCCGGGCGGGTCCTGGGAGGCGCTCGAGCGGTCGATCCGGGAGAAGATCTACACGCTCCCCGACGACACGGCCATCCTGCCCGGGCACAACTACGCCGGGCGCCCCACCTCCACCGTGGGGGAGGAAAAGCGTACCAACGCCGTCATCCGCGCCTGA